One genomic segment of Ricinus communis isolate WT05 ecotype wild-type chromosome 3, ASM1957865v1, whole genome shotgun sequence includes these proteins:
- the LOC8276198 gene encoding myb family transcription factor EFM, whose product MASPSELTLDCKPHSYSMLLKSFGDQNDHTQKLEEFLSRLEEEKLKIDAFKRELPLCMQLLTDAVETSRQQLQAYRANQGPRRILEEFMPLKNSTSETLDKSSNMSDKANWMTTAQLWSQESNEIKPQTTFNSPKETNIGFNVSPKLGLDTKQRNGGAFLPFSKERNLCPSPTLALASTDKELMEDKKCLETENGLSCSKRDNSSKVSNGGIMIEHGKGNGNLASCDGQPTNTGTGNNSTNTSTTTQTHRKARRCWSPDLHRRFVNALQMLGGSQVATPKQIRELMKVDGLTNDEVKSHLQKYRLHTRRPSPSPQAPGAPTPQLVVLGGIWVPPEYATAAHGGTPTLYGTHHHPVSHAPPPHFCAAPPVPQDFYTAAAAAGATTPPLPPPHHQLHHHTLHHQLHMYNKATSQAHSSPESDIRGTGDRSESIEDGKSESSSWKAESGENGGERKGLAAFREDGEESNGSEITLKF is encoded by the exons ATGGCCTCTCCTTCTGAACTAACCCTTGATTGCAAACCTCATAGCTATTCTATGCTATTAAAATCTTTCGGAGATCAGAATGACCACACTCAAAAGCTTGAAGAATTTCTCTCCCGCCTGGAGGAAGAAAAACTCAAGATTGATGCTTTCAAGCGCGAGTTGCCTCTTTGCATGCAACTTCTCACCGACG CTGTGGAAACTTCAAGACAGCAATTACAAGCCTATAGAGCAAATCAAGGGCCCAGGCGAATTCTTGAAGAATTCATGCCACTCAAGAACTCTACTTCCGAAACCTTAGATAAATCCTCAAACATGTCTGATAAGGCAAACTGGATGACAACAGCACAACTTTGGAGCCAAGAAAGCAATGAAATAAAGCCTCAAACAACGTTCAATTCCCCAAAAGAAACCAATATAGGATTCAATGTTAGTCCCAAGCTAGGTTTAGACACCAAGCAAAGAAATGGAGGAGCTTTCCTTCCATTCTCAAAGGAAAGAAACTTGTGCCCAAGCCCAACCCTAGCCCTTGCTTCTACTGATAAGGAATTAATGGAAGACAAGAAATGTTTAGAAACTGAAAATGGGCTTTCTTGTTCAAAAAGAGACAATTCTAGTAAGGTTAGCAATGGTGGGATCATGATTGAGCACGGAAAAGGAAATGGTAATCTAGCATCATGTGATGGGCAACCAACAAATACTGGCACTGGTAATAATAGCACAAATACTTCAACCACAACTCAAACTCATAGGAAGGCAAGGAGGTGTTGGTCCCCTGACTTGCATAGGAGATTTGTGAATGCTCTGCAAATGCTTGGAGGTTCGCAAG TTGCTACACCAAAACAAATAAGGGAGCTAATGAAGGTTGACGGTTTGACCAATGATGAAGTTAAAAGCCATCTGCag AAATATAGGCTTCATACAAGGAGACCTAGTCCAAGCCCACAAGCACCTGGAGCCCCAACACCACAGCTCGTTGTTCTAGGAGGCATCTGGGTCCCACCAGAGTATGCCACTGCAGCTCACGGTGGGACCCCAACCCTCTACGGCACCCACCACCACCCAGTCTCCCATGCACCACCACCTCACTTTTGTGCGGCACCACCTGTGCCACAAGATTTTTACactgcagcagcagcagctgGAGCAACAACGCCGCCGCTGCCACCACCTCACCACCAGCTGCACCACCATACCCTCCACCACCAGCTTCATATGTATAATAAGGCCACATCACAGGCTCATAGCTCGCCGGAGTCTGATATAAGAGGCACTGGAGATCGGTCTGAGAGCATTGAAGATGGGAAGTCAGAAAGTAGCAGCTGGAAAGCTGAGAGTGGTGAGAatggtggagagagaaaagggtTGGCTGCTTTCAGAGAAGATGGTGAAGAAAGCAATGGAAGTGAAATTACTCTCAAGTTTTAG
- the LOC8276201 gene encoding uncharacterized protein LOC8276201, with amino-acid sequence MANAISIKSELENRHTDTMILEVTKHLGTVPYVSIKIPPGEVKDLCYGDLHIEDNPDRPPLVSVFVEGAAEVEKKYIFSSFIRDHAKLVLNFENGKVTVLPVKGNVLARIGCIVKLRRTISEIGEQMGKKLNKSSQVSCGHVPAVQP; translated from the exons ATGGCTAACGCAATTTCGATCAAGTCGGAGCTGGAAAACCGGCACACCGATACAATGATTCTGGAGGTAACCAAGCATTTGGGAACGGTGCCTTATGTTAGCATCAAAATCCCGCCCGGTGAAGTGAAAGATTTATGCTATGGCGATCTTCATATCGAAGACAATCCAGATCGTCCCCCTCTCGTGTCTGTTTTTGTAGAAGGCGCTGCTGAAGTAGAGAAGAAATAcatcttctcttcttttataaGGGACCATGCCAAGCTGGTTCTCAACTTTGAAAATGGGAAGGTTACTGTTCTTCCTGTGAAGGGGAATGTTCTGGCAAGAATTGG GTGCATTGTGAAGCTGAGGCGGACCATTTCAGAAATTGGGGAACAGATGGGGAAGAAACTCAACAAGTCCTCACAG GTAAGTTGCGGTCACGTGCCAGCTGTTCAGCCATGA
- the LOC8276199 gene encoding zinc finger CCCH domain-containing protein 25, which yields MRVDDDNSIYVGSLPYSATEDTIRRVFGPYGSIVSVKIINDHGTRGKCYCFVTFRNPRSVSDAINDMNGKTIDGRVVRVNGVTTRGGRTDFSRERLRCNTERSLDRGRDRERDYDRDRDWFREQYSDRSREHGRSLDRGEDGDRRHELAHDHDRARDVYQSQDRVMVDNEPVEGRNGDRSWERGHNLHMDQEREHDGTNGDRVFVDMETDQHSRKLNDSRYTEHHSREISSDSNDDGNNEVEERLEISIQRRNELKREVSQMEKRLEDKQQSVSKLQKRTRILEDDLIMAKKRSSQHNMLLMKLHKCFLQVKEYSERRESCEKELQSLVDSAMIQSDLADDVDIWDGFLINSNA from the exons atgAGAGTAGACGACGATAACTCAATATACGTCGGTAGCTTACCTTACTCTGCCACCGAAGACACCATTCGCAGAGTCTTCGGTCCTTACGGCTCCATCGTCTCCGTTAAg ATCATTAATGACCATGGAACAAGGGGAAAATGCTATTGCTTTGTTACTTTTAGAAATCCAAGATCTGTCTCTGATGCCATCAATGACATGAATGGCAAG ACTATAGATGGCAGAGTTGTGAGAGTAAATGGGGTGACAACCAGAGGGGGGAGAACAGATTTTAGTCGAGAACGACTTCGATGTAATACTGAGAGGAGTCTGGATAGGGGTAGAGATCGAGAAAGGGATTATGATCGTGATAGGGACTGGTTTCGAGAACAATACAGTGATAGGTCAAGAGAGCATGGTCGGTCTTTGGATCGTGGTGAAGATGGGGATAGACGACATGAACTTGCACATGATCATGATCGGGCTAGGGATGTATATCAGAGCCAAGACAGAGTAATGGTGGATAATGAACCAGTAGAAGGAAGGAACGGTGATCGGAGCTGGGAAAGAGGCCACAATTTACACATGGATCAAGAAAGGGAGCATGATGGAACCAATGGTGATCGTGTATTTGTTGACATGGAGACTGATCAGCATTCAAGGAAACTGAATGA TTCTAGATACACTGAACATCATAGTAGGGAAATATCTTCAGATTCAAATGATGATGGCAATAATGAG GTGGAAGAAAGATTGGAGATATCAATTCAGAGGCGCAATGAACTTAAACGAGAG GTTTCTCAGATGGAAAAAAGATTAGAAGATAAACAACAATCTGTTTCAAAATTGCAGAAAAGAACTCGG ATACTGGAGGATGATTTGATTATGGCAAAGAAGCGCTCGTCGCAGCATAATATGCTATTGATGAAg CTGCATAAATGTTTTCTGCAAGTGAAAGAGTACTCTGAAAGACGTGAGAGTTGTGAAAAGGAACTTCAG TCTCTTGTTGATTCAGCAATGATACAAAGCGATCTGGCTGATGACGTTGACATATGGGATGGATTCCTCATCAACAGCAATGCATGA